A genomic stretch from Prionailurus bengalensis isolate Pbe53 chromosome E2, Fcat_Pben_1.1_paternal_pri, whole genome shotgun sequence includes:
- the ZNF772 gene encoding zinc finger protein 772 isoform X1 — translation MTLFSPCAFSGPQVRVEAAPLTDEAQVPTNSEVMMDPVQGQVNFEDVAVYFSREEWGLLDEAQRLLYRDVMLENLALTASLGYESSMSLGVASLELGGKPWVSDWADVTPARTREAQGSWHGTEDEEIAFEQNISVGVSQVRTPKAGPSTQKAHPCETCGPLLKDILHLAEPQGTHPGQKSYTCGACGKQFWFSANLQHQKQHSGGETFRGNEGGTLLVNSCPVEPLEMPFMTGKGYKDFPTSSSIFQHRAPHSNWKPNGNAKCVEAFHSGQRHYECSECGKVFSRKDSLVQHQRVHTGERPYECSECGKTFSRKPILAQHQRIHTGEMPYECGICGKVFNHSSNLIVHQRVHTGARPYKCSECGKAYSHKSTLVQHESIHTGERPYECSECGKYFGHKYRLIKHWSVHTGARPYECIACGKFFSQSSDLIAHQRVHNGEKPYVCSDCGKAFSHKHVLVQHHRIHTGERPYKCSECGKAFRQRASLIRHWKVHTGERP, via the exons GTTCCCACGAACTCAGAAGTAATGATGGACCCTGTGCAG GGGCAGGTGAACTTTGAGGACGTGGCCGTGTACTTCTCCCGGGAGGAGTGGGGGCTCCTTGATGAGGCTCAGAGGCTCCTGTACCGCgatgtgatgctggagaacttGGCACTTACGGCCTCGCTGG GATATGAATCTTCCATGTCCCTCGGGGTTGCCTCACTGGAGCTGGGCGGCAAGCCCTGGGTATCTGACTGGGCAGACGTTACTCCAGCCAGGACCAGAGAGGCTCAGG GTTCTTGGCATGGAACGGAGGACGAGGAGATAGCTTTTGAGCAGAACATTTCTGTGGGTGTGTCACAGGTCAGGACTCCCAAGGCAGGCCCTTCTACCCAGAAGGCCCACCCCTGTGAGACTTGTGGCCCACTCTTGAAAGACATTTTGCACTTGGCTGAGCCCCAGGGAACACACCCTGGGCAGAAATCATACACATGTGGGGCATGTGGGAAACAGTTCTGGTTCAGTGCAAACCTTCAGCACCAGAAGCAGCACAGTGGAGGGGAAACCTTCAGAGGGAACGAGGGCGGCACCTTGCTTGTGAACAGCTGCCCTGTCGAACCATTGGAGATGCCTTTTATGACTGGGAAGGGTTATAAGGACTTCCCAACTAGCTCAAGCATTTTCCAGCACCGTGCCCCTCATAGCAATTGGAAGCCAAACGGTAACGCCAAATGTGTGGAGGCCTTTCACAGTGGACAAAGGCATTACGAGTGCAGCGAATGTGGGAAGGTCTTCAGCCGCAAAGACTCACTTGTCCAGCATCAGAGAGTCcacactggagaaaggccttatgagtgCAGCGAATGTGGGAAAACCTTCAGCCGCAAACCCATACTTGCTCAGCACcagagaatccacactggagaAATGCCATATGAGTGTGGCATATGTGGGAAAGTTTTCAATCATAGCTCCAACCTTATTGTACACCAGAGAGTCCACACTGGAGCAAGGCCTTACAAATGCAGCGAGTGTGGGAAAGCCTACAGCCACAAATCCACACTTGTTCAGCATGAGAGCATAcacactggagaaaggccttacgagtgcagtgaatgtgggaaataCTTTGGTCACAAATACAGACTCATTAAACACTGGAGCGTCCATACTGGGGCAAGGCCCTATGAGTGCATTGCCTGTGGGAAGTTCTTTAGCCAGAGCTCTGACCTTATTGCGCACCAGAGAGTTCACAATGGTGAAAAGCCCTATGTGTGCAGCGACTGTGGAAAAGCCTTTAGCCACAAACATGTACTTGTTCAGCATCATagaattcacactggagaaaggccaTATAAGTGCAGTGAGTGCGGGAAGGCCTTCAGGCAAAGAGCTTCCCTCATCCGACATTGGAaagttcacactggagaaaggccttaG
- the ZNF772 gene encoding zinc finger protein 772 isoform X3, which yields MTLFSPCAFSGPQVRVEAAPLTDEAQVPTNSEVMMDPVQGQVNFEDVAVYFSREEWGLLDEAQRLLYRDVMLENLALTASLGSWHGTEDEEIAFEQNISVGVSQVRTPKAGPSTQKAHPCETCGPLLKDILHLAEPQGTHPGQKSYTCGACGKQFWFSANLQHQKQHSGGETFRGNEGGTLLVNSCPVEPLEMPFMTGKGYKDFPTSSSIFQHRAPHSNWKPNGNAKCVEAFHSGQRHYECSECGKVFSRKDSLVQHQRVHTGERPYECSECGKTFSRKPILAQHQRIHTGEMPYECGICGKVFNHSSNLIVHQRVHTGARPYKCSECGKAYSHKSTLVQHESIHTGERPYECSECGKYFGHKYRLIKHWSVHTGARPYECIACGKFFSQSSDLIAHQRVHNGEKPYVCSDCGKAFSHKHVLVQHHRIHTGERPYKCSECGKAFRQRASLIRHWKVHTGERP from the exons GTTCCCACGAACTCAGAAGTAATGATGGACCCTGTGCAG GGGCAGGTGAACTTTGAGGACGTGGCCGTGTACTTCTCCCGGGAGGAGTGGGGGCTCCTTGATGAGGCTCAGAGGCTCCTGTACCGCgatgtgatgctggagaacttGGCACTTACGGCCTCGCTGG GTTCTTGGCATGGAACGGAGGACGAGGAGATAGCTTTTGAGCAGAACATTTCTGTGGGTGTGTCACAGGTCAGGACTCCCAAGGCAGGCCCTTCTACCCAGAAGGCCCACCCCTGTGAGACTTGTGGCCCACTCTTGAAAGACATTTTGCACTTGGCTGAGCCCCAGGGAACACACCCTGGGCAGAAATCATACACATGTGGGGCATGTGGGAAACAGTTCTGGTTCAGTGCAAACCTTCAGCACCAGAAGCAGCACAGTGGAGGGGAAACCTTCAGAGGGAACGAGGGCGGCACCTTGCTTGTGAACAGCTGCCCTGTCGAACCATTGGAGATGCCTTTTATGACTGGGAAGGGTTATAAGGACTTCCCAACTAGCTCAAGCATTTTCCAGCACCGTGCCCCTCATAGCAATTGGAAGCCAAACGGTAACGCCAAATGTGTGGAGGCCTTTCACAGTGGACAAAGGCATTACGAGTGCAGCGAATGTGGGAAGGTCTTCAGCCGCAAAGACTCACTTGTCCAGCATCAGAGAGTCcacactggagaaaggccttatgagtgCAGCGAATGTGGGAAAACCTTCAGCCGCAAACCCATACTTGCTCAGCACcagagaatccacactggagaAATGCCATATGAGTGTGGCATATGTGGGAAAGTTTTCAATCATAGCTCCAACCTTATTGTACACCAGAGAGTCCACACTGGAGCAAGGCCTTACAAATGCAGCGAGTGTGGGAAAGCCTACAGCCACAAATCCACACTTGTTCAGCATGAGAGCATAcacactggagaaaggccttacgagtgcagtgaatgtgggaaataCTTTGGTCACAAATACAGACTCATTAAACACTGGAGCGTCCATACTGGGGCAAGGCCCTATGAGTGCATTGCCTGTGGGAAGTTCTTTAGCCAGAGCTCTGACCTTATTGCGCACCAGAGAGTTCACAATGGTGAAAAGCCCTATGTGTGCAGCGACTGTGGAAAAGCCTTTAGCCACAAACATGTACTTGTTCAGCATCATagaattcacactggagaaaggccaTATAAGTGCAGTGAGTGCGGGAAGGCCTTCAGGCAAAGAGCTTCCCTCATCCGACATTGGAaagttcacactggagaaaggccttaG
- the ZNF772 gene encoding zinc finger protein 772 isoform X2, producing the protein MTLFSPCAFSGPQVRVEAAPLTDEAQVPTNSEVMMDPVQVNFEDVAVYFSREEWGLLDEAQRLLYRDVMLENLALTASLGYESSMSLGVASLELGGKPWVSDWADVTPARTREAQGSWHGTEDEEIAFEQNISVGVSQVRTPKAGPSTQKAHPCETCGPLLKDILHLAEPQGTHPGQKSYTCGACGKQFWFSANLQHQKQHSGGETFRGNEGGTLLVNSCPVEPLEMPFMTGKGYKDFPTSSSIFQHRAPHSNWKPNGNAKCVEAFHSGQRHYECSECGKVFSRKDSLVQHQRVHTGERPYECSECGKTFSRKPILAQHQRIHTGEMPYECGICGKVFNHSSNLIVHQRVHTGARPYKCSECGKAYSHKSTLVQHESIHTGERPYECSECGKYFGHKYRLIKHWSVHTGARPYECIACGKFFSQSSDLIAHQRVHNGEKPYVCSDCGKAFSHKHVLVQHHRIHTGERPYKCSECGKAFRQRASLIRHWKVHTGERP; encoded by the exons GTTCCCACGAACTCAGAAGTAATGATGGACCCTGTGCAG GTGAACTTTGAGGACGTGGCCGTGTACTTCTCCCGGGAGGAGTGGGGGCTCCTTGATGAGGCTCAGAGGCTCCTGTACCGCgatgtgatgctggagaacttGGCACTTACGGCCTCGCTGG GATATGAATCTTCCATGTCCCTCGGGGTTGCCTCACTGGAGCTGGGCGGCAAGCCCTGGGTATCTGACTGGGCAGACGTTACTCCAGCCAGGACCAGAGAGGCTCAGG GTTCTTGGCATGGAACGGAGGACGAGGAGATAGCTTTTGAGCAGAACATTTCTGTGGGTGTGTCACAGGTCAGGACTCCCAAGGCAGGCCCTTCTACCCAGAAGGCCCACCCCTGTGAGACTTGTGGCCCACTCTTGAAAGACATTTTGCACTTGGCTGAGCCCCAGGGAACACACCCTGGGCAGAAATCATACACATGTGGGGCATGTGGGAAACAGTTCTGGTTCAGTGCAAACCTTCAGCACCAGAAGCAGCACAGTGGAGGGGAAACCTTCAGAGGGAACGAGGGCGGCACCTTGCTTGTGAACAGCTGCCCTGTCGAACCATTGGAGATGCCTTTTATGACTGGGAAGGGTTATAAGGACTTCCCAACTAGCTCAAGCATTTTCCAGCACCGTGCCCCTCATAGCAATTGGAAGCCAAACGGTAACGCCAAATGTGTGGAGGCCTTTCACAGTGGACAAAGGCATTACGAGTGCAGCGAATGTGGGAAGGTCTTCAGCCGCAAAGACTCACTTGTCCAGCATCAGAGAGTCcacactggagaaaggccttatgagtgCAGCGAATGTGGGAAAACCTTCAGCCGCAAACCCATACTTGCTCAGCACcagagaatccacactggagaAATGCCATATGAGTGTGGCATATGTGGGAAAGTTTTCAATCATAGCTCCAACCTTATTGTACACCAGAGAGTCCACACTGGAGCAAGGCCTTACAAATGCAGCGAGTGTGGGAAAGCCTACAGCCACAAATCCACACTTGTTCAGCATGAGAGCATAcacactggagaaaggccttacgagtgcagtgaatgtgggaaataCTTTGGTCACAAATACAGACTCATTAAACACTGGAGCGTCCATACTGGGGCAAGGCCCTATGAGTGCATTGCCTGTGGGAAGTTCTTTAGCCAGAGCTCTGACCTTATTGCGCACCAGAGAGTTCACAATGGTGAAAAGCCCTATGTGTGCAGCGACTGTGGAAAAGCCTTTAGCCACAAACATGTACTTGTTCAGCATCATagaattcacactggagaaaggccaTATAAGTGCAGTGAGTGCGGGAAGGCCTTCAGGCAAAGAGCTTCCCTCATCCGACATTGGAaagttcacactggagaaaggccttaG